CGGCCCCGGCTCGGGGATCGATGCGATCGAATCGGCCGCGTTGCAGCTGGCGGTGGGCTACTCCCAGCCGAAAGTCGCAGCACCGGTGGCGCGAGACGCCAACGCCGCCGAGCGCGCCGCGTTGGTGGGGCGCTATGCGCAGGGGCGCAACGTGCTCGAGGTCCTCGAGCAGGACGGCGCACTCAAGGTCAAGCAGGGCCTCTCGGTGATGAGCGCCAAACTGGTCGGCGCGAACGAGCTACTGGTCACGCCACCCCAGGGCGCGGCGCTCCACCTCTATGTCCGCTCCGAGAACGGAAAGGCCGCGTATCTCTACGCCGGATCGCGGGCCTTCGCCAGGCAGTAGCGCTCCATGCCGCCCGCGGCGGCTCACGCTGGATGCATGTACGCCGAGAAGAGCGTGACCATGTCAGGCGGGATGCGTGTAATTCGCCCCGTATCGCGCGCAATCAGCGTCCACAGCGACCGTCCGCGGGCCAGCACGTGATCATCGGCGGTCCGCACGATTTCCGTGTGGCGCTCGAATCGCCGTGAGTCCACGGCGCCGATCCAGGTGCGCGCCACGATGGCGTCGCCGAACACCGCCTCCCGGCGATAGTCGATTTCGTGGCGCGTGGCGACCCAGCCATACACCTGTTTCATCGCGTCCGAAGCGCTGGCGTTCCAGTGGGCCAGCGCCACGTCGAAGATCCAGCGGAGGTAGACCACGTTGTTCACGTGGTCATTGTCGTCGATGTCCGACGGCAGCACCGTGATCGGGATATCGAAGACCTGCAGGCCGTGCTTGGCGAACGACATTCGGGGGGAGGGGTT
This region of Gemmatimonas groenlandica genomic DNA includes:
- a CDS encoding acyl-CoA thioesterase, with the protein product MSFAKHGLQVFDIPITVLPSDIDDNDHVNNVVYLRWIFDVALAHWNASASDAMKQVYGWVATRHEIDYRREAVFGDAIVARTWIGAVDSRRFERHTEIVRTADDHVLARGRSLWTLIARDTGRITRIPPDMVTLFSAYMHPA